AATGTTTTGTGGGCTGATGAAACAATTCTTCAGGATAATGTGAGAACGTCTGTACGTCAGCTGAAACTGTGTAGAAGGTGGGTGATGCAACAGGACAACGACCCAAAACACCGGAGCAAGTCCACAACAGAATGGcttcagaaaaacaaaatcctCCTTTTGGAGTGGCCAAGTCAGAGCCCAGACCTCAACCCAATAGAGATGCTATGGATTGACTTGAAGAGGGCCATACACATGAGACGTCCAAAGAATATGACAGAGAGCTAAAGCAGTTCTGCCAGGAAGAATGGGCTAAAATTCCTCCTCAACGATGTGCAGGTCTGATCCACAGCTACAGGAAGCGCCTGGTTGAGGTTATTGCTGCCAAGGGGAGGTCAACCAGTTATTAATTCTAAGGGTTCACTTACTTTTTCCACTGCCATTTTGAATGTTGAATGAGTGTGTTCAATAAAGACATGAAAgatcagaatttttttgtataattgtTTTTAGACACATTGggtctcattcatgaaacattgGTAAATATACGAGTAAATATGTGAGTGATTTGTGCGTAAAGAGACCTTCCCGAAAACTCTTCTCCTGATTCACAAATACTTCGTAAACGTCAGAAGTGATagtgaaatgtgtgtgtgttaatgaatTCCAATCAGTCGTAAATGGGATGCGCGTGCACGCTCATTCTCAATTACCATAAATCCCGCCCATTAAATCCGACTGACAACTATATATGGGCATCATATTATGACACCAAACGAAGGATTTTGGCCATTTTATAGGAAACAATTTCCATAACAATTAAGGGGCCATTAGTTTGCCCAGCCATATTGAAATCAGTTCATTATTTGATTAAAGTGCTCCGTTTGCAGATGCTATTACTGGCTCTcacaataaaagtaaaaagaaaaaacgtatgtaattactatatataatattttttcaaaatgctttgtaAATATGTCCCTTATTATTGAGAGCTTAGTAAAACTGACTATCTGTGGTTAGATCTTTACAAAGCTCTTTATTTTACAACTCAAATTCTGGAGGATTtaccagaattttttttaagcaGCACAGTTTGCACAATTTATGATGATATTtctgttttgaatttttttttatatatattaatgtttttttattattattgctgtaATTTTGACCAACAGTTTTGGGTATTTCAGTTTTTCCCATTCAATGAGATATGAGTCTAAAGACATGACTGGATAGTGAGGGTGTTGTCTAAATTATATACTGTATTGTTGTGACAATGAGAACACTTTGACTATAATTGATGCTTGCCATGTGATGCTTTTATTGAAAGAAGATTTATGGAAAAATTCAAGAATAACATTTCTTCCTTTTTTAGTTTCAATGAAGTCACTATACATTTCTAGTAACTATATCGATCCACTGAATATATGCTGAAATCTTAGTATACCCATTAGGATGATCAGATGAATTACAGCGTAGGGCACTGAAAGATGTGACACCAACAGCAGTGTTTCCACAAACCAAAGGACCTCCTGAATCCCCCTGTTAAGAAACACAGATCAACACATCAGTAGTGAAACCAGTTCATACATTACCATAAAGTCTGTGAATCATCTTTTGTAACGTACTTGGCAGGATCCACCACGGCCATATACACAGATCATCTGTGAGACTGAGTATGATGGTCCCCATCTATTTCTACATTCGTTGTTATTCATTACGGACACTTTTGCCTCCATTAGAACATtgctcactgagccatcagtcATCAGTCTTCCCCAGCCGGCAACACTACAGGCAGCCTCTGGTTTGACATCTTCTCCTTCATTTGGTAATGGCAACACTCCAACCTTTTTGTTTAGTT
This genomic stretch from Megalobrama amblycephala isolate DHTTF-2021 linkage group LG2, ASM1881202v1, whole genome shotgun sequence harbors:
- the LOC125262435 gene encoding granzyme B(G,H)-like isoform X2; this encodes MTIIISLLLLASLLPHLTFTAHVNVGIVNGNEVRPHSRPYMVSLQAYGHHICGGFLISDQFVLTAAHCWNGLNILMVVVGAHDLRDSKSSDHIRVKSYIPHPKYEEKIPYQPYDDIMLLKLEKKVQLNKKVGVLPLPNEGEDVKPEAACSVAGWGRLMTDGSVSNVLMEAKVSVMNNNECRNRWGPSYSVSQMICVYGRGGSCQGDSGGPLVCGNTAVGVTSFSALRCNSSDHPNGYTKISAYIQWIDIVTRNV
- the LOC125262435 gene encoding granzyme B(G,H)-like isoform X3; this encodes MTIIISLLLFSSLLPHLTFTAHVNVGIVNGNEVRPHSRPYMVSLQAYGHHICGGFLISDQFVLTAAHCWNGLNILMVVVGAHDLRDSKSSDHIRVKSYIPHPKYEEKIPYQPYDDIMLLKLEKKVQLNKKVGVLPLPNEGEDVKPEAACSVAGWGRLMTDGSVSNVLMEAKVSVMNNNECRNRWGPSYSVSQMICVYGRGGSCQGDSGGPLVCGNTAVGVTSFSALRCNSSDHPNGYTKISAYIQWIDIVTRNV